In a genomic window of Methanoregula sp. UBA64:
- a CDS encoding tetrahydromethanopterin S-methyltransferase subunit H family protein, whose product MFFFKAGQKKYQIGGVAIGGQPGETPTVLVGSIFYSRHKIVSNERAGIFDKDAADALIKQQAELSDKTGCPALLDIVGSTPEAIKKYIDFVAGASERPFLIDSPGVDVKIAAVEYAKEAGLEDRIIYNSVSIETKDAEYEALKKNGTKSVILLAYTKKITSSADRVAVVADLAPRLDGLGVSNILIDTFVMDVPSLTPSGKAALLIKNRFGYPCGCAAHNAISTWSGVKNLLGKEAVRSADVVANLMPVILGADFLLYGPVEDSAYVFPAVFTIDTSYRYAYRMKEYVTL is encoded by the coding sequence ATGTTTTTCTTTAAAGCCGGGCAGAAAAAATACCAGATCGGCGGGGTTGCGATCGGCGGACAGCCGGGCGAGACCCCCACGGTCCTTGTCGGGAGCATCTTTTATTCCCGGCATAAGATCGTAAGCAACGAGCGGGCCGGGATTTTTGACAAGGATGCGGCCGATGCATTGATCAAACAGCAGGCCGAGCTCTCAGACAAGACCGGGTGCCCGGCGCTCCTCGATATCGTGGGTTCGACTCCTGAAGCAATCAAAAAATACATAGACTTTGTTGCCGGCGCAAGCGAGCGGCCGTTTCTGATCGATTCGCCGGGCGTGGATGTGAAGATCGCCGCGGTCGAATACGCAAAGGAGGCCGGGTTAGAGGACCGGATCATCTACAACTCGGTCTCGATCGAGACAAAAGACGCGGAGTACGAGGCGCTCAAAAAGAACGGGACGAAATCCGTGATCCTCTTAGCGTACACCAAGAAGATCACGAGCAGTGCCGACCGTGTCGCGGTCGTCGCCGACCTTGCCCCGCGGCTCGACGGGCTCGGCGTCTCCAATATCCTCATCGATACATTTGTCATGGATGTCCCGAGCCTCACGCCCTCGGGGAAGGCGGCGCTTTTGATCAAGAACCGGTTCGGGTACCCCTGCGGCTGTGCAGCCCACAATGCGATCTCCACCTGGTCGGGGGTCAAAAACCTGCTCGGGAAAGAGGCGGTGCGCTCCGCGGACGTTGTCGCAAACCTGATGCCCGTGATCCTCGGCGCGGACTTTTTGCTCTACGGCCCGGTCGAGGATTCCGCGTATGTCTTCCCCGCGGTCTTTACCATCGACACCTCGTACCGGTACGCGTACCGCATGAAGGAGTACGTAACGCTTTAA
- a CDS encoding ASKHA domain-containing protein has protein sequence MADTVTLTFEPDGKTVTDNPKSILETAQGAGIALRGECGGVGVCGKCRVQITKSYGTLSPVTEKETKLLTPAELAGGMRLACQARVLAGKATVFVPPESRNEAREISGTALEGHAVLGPAVKKIACSLPRPTLADTTPDLERLAAALGRDLSGIPLPVLANLPGTLRAGDWTVTAVFWKDEPVAIESGDTTEEMYGLAIDVGSSKIICHLLNLATGKTVAQDHAENPQVMYGEDIVSRITFAAKAPENTKKLQSLVVGTINTLVARMCEGAGIPADRIYECVFDGNTVMHHLLLGIDTKYIGISPFLPALKSPVSVPAREIGLSICPEGKVTSLPLIAGYVGSDAVADLMLTRIYERTACSLVIDIGTNSELMLGNSQRIVVCSAPSGPSFEGAQISSGMKAVGGAIETFAIRDGRISYTTIGGKKPKGICGSGVIDLVAELYSAGIITKTGKFADLTHPRIKKPEGSVPVFVVAPGTETESGRDITVTEKDINEFLLAKGSLRAGWTILAEKYGIDPKTLDRVYLAGSFGTHINIKNAMALELLPQVPEERVVLAGETAVGGSKLALLSLHEREAIRPVLDRVEYVELSVEKSFNREYLRSIPIYHMIAGRQG, from the coding sequence ATGGCGGATACGGTCACGCTTACCTTCGAGCCCGACGGGAAAACCGTTACGGACAATCCAAAATCGATCCTTGAAACCGCACAGGGCGCAGGCATTGCGCTGCGGGGCGAGTGCGGCGGTGTCGGGGTCTGCGGGAAGTGCCGGGTGCAGATCACAAAAAGCTACGGTACCCTCTCGCCCGTAACGGAAAAGGAGACAAAACTCCTGACCCCTGCGGAGCTCGCGGGCGGCATGCGGCTTGCCTGCCAGGCCCGGGTGCTTGCCGGGAAAGCGACCGTCTTTGTCCCGCCCGAAAGCCGTAACGAGGCCCGGGAGATCTCGGGAACCGCGCTCGAAGGCCATGCGGTGCTCGGCCCGGCGGTAAAAAAGATCGCGTGCAGCCTGCCCCGGCCAACGCTTGCGGATACCACGCCCGATCTCGAACGGCTCGCAGCGGCACTCGGCCGCGACCTGTCCGGCATCCCCCTTCCGGTCCTTGCAAACCTCCCGGGAACGCTCCGGGCCGGCGACTGGACGGTGACCGCGGTCTTCTGGAAGGATGAGCCGGTCGCGATCGAGTCGGGCGATACGACAGAGGAGATGTACGGCCTTGCCATCGATGTGGGCTCATCGAAGATCATCTGCCATCTCCTCAACCTTGCGACCGGGAAGACCGTTGCACAGGACCATGCCGAGAACCCGCAGGTGATGTACGGCGAGGACATTGTCTCGCGGATCACGTTTGCGGCAAAAGCGCCGGAGAACACAAAAAAACTCCAGTCCCTTGTTGTCGGGACGATAAACACGCTTGTGGCCCGGATGTGCGAAGGCGCCGGTATCCCCGCGGACCGGATCTACGAGTGCGTCTTTGACGGGAACACCGTGATGCACCACCTGCTTCTCGGGATCGATACAAAGTACATCGGCATCTCCCCCTTCCTCCCGGCGCTCAAATCCCCGGTCAGCGTCCCGGCCCGGGAGATCGGGCTCTCGATCTGCCCCGAGGGAAAGGTCACGAGCCTTCCCCTCATTGCCGGCTACGTGGGCTCGGACGCGGTCGCGGACCTGATGCTCACCCGGATCTACGAGCGAACCGCGTGCAGTCTCGTGATCGATATCGGGACAAACTCGGAGCTGATGCTCGGGAATTCGCAGAGGATCGTGGTCTGCTCCGCTCCTTCAGGGCCCTCGTTTGAAGGAGCGCAGATCAGCTCCGGCATGAAAGCGGTGGGCGGGGCGATCGAGACGTTTGCGATCCGCGACGGGCGTATCTCGTACACCACGATCGGAGGAAAAAAGCCAAAAGGGATCTGCGGGAGCGGGGTAATCGACCTCGTGGCCGAACTCTACTCGGCCGGGATTATAACAAAGACCGGCAAGTTTGCCGATCTCACCCATCCCCGGATCAAAAAGCCGGAGGGTTCGGTGCCGGTCTTTGTGGTGGCGCCGGGCACGGAGACCGAGTCCGGCCGGGACATCACGGTGACAGAAAAGGACATCAATGAATTTTTGCTTGCGAAAGGCTCGCTCCGGGCCGGCTGGACGATCCTTGCGGAGAAGTACGGGATCGATCCAAAGACCCTCGACCGGGTCTATCTCGCCGGCTCTTTTGGCACGCACATCAATATAAAAAATGCCATGGCGCTCGAACTCCTCCCGCAGGTACCGGAAGAACGGGTCGTGCTCGCCGGGGAGACTGCGGTCGGCGGCTCGAAGCTTGCGCTCCTCTCCCTGCACGAACGCGAAGCAATCCGCCCGGTGCTCGACCGGGTGGAGTACGTGGAGCTCTCGGTGGAGAAGTCGTTCAACCGGGAATACCTGAGATCGATCCCGATCTATCACATGATTGCCGGGCGGCAGGGCTGA
- a CDS encoding metallophosphoesterase, whose amino-acid sequence MSARFIHTGKPGTVPVKRTIFSILILGILLALCIPAADADSPAPVPYNAPATGTSPESGLADLGAQAIVIFFHPFVTAYDGISSVISGPEHTASSADTTPVPGSGSVSGTPALSAYQIVWITDTQHLSRSHPEKYTDLTTWIADAARNRSNVKMVVHTGDIVDNWNDKEQWKNANAAMEILQKNHVPYTWNAGNHDCRSSACSPYTYIGDRYPAFDPALVSRQESANWLGTYDNGTSNAVSFTAENTEFVIVNIEYAGDDAVLQWAGSVLSAHPRAYGIIATHAFLNSKGAYEDDNRFAGRLKTEVLDKNPQVFLILNGHYHTKRGFATQEMLTNHTVRELMFDRQDEEDGTGANAVTLLDFTVRANQTEVRTQTIDLNTNETLASWSFTTPGPA is encoded by the coding sequence TTGAGCGCAAGATTCATACATACCGGAAAACCGGGAACTGTTCCCGTAAAAAGAACGATCTTTTCGATCCTCATCCTCGGCATCCTTCTCGCCCTGTGCATCCCTGCGGCCGACGCAGATTCCCCTGCACCGGTTCCTTATAACGCACCGGCCACCGGGACTTCACCGGAGTCCGGGCTGGCCGATCTCGGGGCTCAGGCTATTGTTATCTTCTTCCACCCGTTCGTTACGGCATATGACGGGATCTCATCGGTTATCTCCGGGCCGGAACATACTGCGAGTTCAGCCGACACAACCCCGGTACCGGGTTCCGGCTCAGTTTCGGGAACACCCGCACTCTCCGCGTACCAGATCGTCTGGATCACCGATACGCAGCACCTCTCCCGGTCCCACCCGGAAAAATATACTGATCTTACCACCTGGATTGCCGATGCAGCCAGGAACCGCTCAAACGTAAAGATGGTAGTTCACACCGGGGACATTGTCGACAACTGGAATGACAAAGAGCAATGGAAAAACGCAAATGCGGCCATGGAAATTTTACAAAAGAACCATGTACCCTACACGTGGAATGCCGGAAACCATGACTGTCGATCTTCCGCATGCTCCCCGTATACGTATATCGGGGACCGGTATCCGGCGTTCGATCCGGCACTTGTGAGCCGGCAGGAATCCGCTAACTGGCTCGGGACCTATGATAACGGGACGAGCAATGCGGTCTCTTTTACTGCGGAAAATACCGAATTTGTGATCGTCAATATCGAGTATGCCGGAGACGATGCGGTGTTACAATGGGCAGGGTCCGTTCTTTCTGCCCACCCCCGGGCCTACGGGATCATTGCAACCCACGCATTTCTCAACAGCAAAGGAGCGTATGAAGACGACAACCGGTTTGCCGGGCGCCTGAAGACCGAAGTGCTGGACAAAAATCCTCAGGTTTTCCTGATCTTAAACGGGCACTACCATACCAAACGAGGATTTGCCACACAGGAGATGCTCACAAACCACACGGTCCGCGAGCTGATGTTTGACCGGCAGGATGAAGAGGACGGGACCGGGGCCAATGCCGTGACCCTGCTGGATTTTACCGTTCGGGCAAACCAGACCGAAGTCCGGACACAGACAATCGACCTCAATACCAA
- a CDS encoding cobalamin B12-binding domain-containing protein, translating into MADVRADFVNALVDLDETNCIDILKGRIAAKEDPMQILEDIRKATDIVGKRFEEGRYFVSDLMMAGEILSQAMALLKPVFGEHKVQSKGTILVGTVEGDVHDIGKNIVSALLEAEGFEVIDIGVDQPPAVFVKAIQEHHPKVVSMSGLLTEAIESMKKTVDAIKAAGLRDQVKIIIGGGRCDEEAKEHTGADEWADDAAVGIRKIKAMAGA; encoded by the coding sequence ATGGCAGATGTACGAGCTGATTTTGTCAACGCTCTCGTCGATCTCGATGAGACGAACTGTATCGACATCTTAAAAGGGCGGATCGCTGCAAAGGAAGATCCGATGCAGATCCTCGAAGATATCCGCAAGGCTACGGATATCGTGGGCAAACGTTTCGAGGAAGGGCGGTACTTTGTCTCCGATCTCATGATGGCCGGCGAAATCCTCTCGCAGGCAATGGCGCTCCTAAAGCCGGTCTTTGGCGAGCACAAGGTGCAAAGCAAGGGAACGATCCTGGTCGGTACGGTCGAAGGGGACGTGCACGATATCGGCAAGAACATTGTCTCGGCACTTCTCGAAGCGGAAGGTTTTGAGGTGATCGATATCGGCGTTGACCAGCCGCCCGCGGTCTTTGTCAAAGCCATCCAGGAGCACCACCCGAAAGTCGTGAGCATGAGCGGCCTTTTAACCGAGGCGATCGAGTCGATGAAAAAGACGGTCGATGCGATCAAAGCTGCCGGCCTCCGCGACCAGGTGAAGATCATTATCGGCGGCGGCAGGTGCGACGAGGAAGCAAAGGAGCACACCGGCGCCGATGAATGGGCCGACGATGCAGCGGTCGGTATCCGGAAGATCAAGGCCATGGCCGGGGCGTGA
- a CDS encoding uroporphyrinogen decarboxylase family protein yields the protein MDGAAIYREKLTRLETVINGKEPDRVPVTAMSSLFHGRYAGYTAQEIYFDYAKNHDAAIKTARDFDFDSLLILNGLEGTNMSLTFMKNQPQLASGARFMLATYHTILKDVYTKWPGVELEPTAHPQFIGKEIMKPEEYGQFIADPSGYLNRVALPRMCPALADPGSPAANAAMLAYGAEIAKAGAASGALIGDLGKMGIPTFPTSWSYAPLDVVSDFLRDIKNIVLDIYRRPDLVKQAADALVDPLIESARLTGAVPPEVQKALGTNVVECFFPLHLNEYLNPKLYNEFYWPSLKKVLNATIEMGQTPYILFEGRHDAHLETLLELPKKKIVAVFDKTDPRKVRDVLGDHVILVSGPPNSLLIGGTPQKVDDYMKSMLEDCKEGGMMIYPGVDGGISGEARPENVRALFAAVKKYGEY from the coding sequence ATGGACGGCGCTGCAATTTATCGCGAGAAGCTCACCCGGCTTGAAACGGTCATTAACGGGAAGGAGCCGGACCGGGTGCCGGTCACCGCGATGTCAAGCCTCTTCCACGGGAGGTACGCGGGATACACGGCGCAGGAGATCTACTTCGATTACGCGAAGAACCATGATGCGGCAATAAAAACCGCCCGGGACTTTGACTTCGATTCCCTGCTCATCTTAAACGGGCTTGAAGGGACGAACATGTCCCTGACGTTCATGAAGAACCAGCCCCAGCTCGCCTCCGGCGCACGCTTCATGCTCGCCACCTACCACACGATCTTAAAAGACGTGTACACGAAATGGCCCGGCGTGGAGCTGGAGCCCACGGCCCACCCGCAGTTTATCGGTAAAGAGATCATGAAGCCGGAGGAGTACGGGCAGTTCATTGCCGACCCGTCCGGCTACCTCAACCGCGTGGCCCTGCCCCGGATGTGCCCGGCGCTTGCAGACCCCGGCTCGCCGGCGGCAAACGCGGCGATGCTTGCGTACGGTGCGGAGATCGCAAAGGCGGGCGCGGCGTCGGGAGCGCTCATCGGGGACCTGGGAAAGATGGGCATCCCTACCTTCCCGACCTCGTGGAGCTATGCGCCGCTCGATGTGGTGAGCGACTTTTTGCGGGATATCAAAAACATCGTGCTCGACATCTACCGCAGGCCGGATCTCGTGAAGCAGGCCGCGGATGCGCTGGTCGATCCGCTGATCGAGTCCGCCCGGCTCACCGGCGCGGTCCCGCCCGAGGTGCAAAAGGCCCTTGGGACAAACGTGGTCGAGTGCTTCTTCCCGCTGCACTTAAACGAGTACCTCAACCCGAAGCTGTACAACGAGTTCTACTGGCCGAGCCTGAAAAAAGTCCTCAACGCAACAATCGAGATGGGCCAGACGCCCTACATTCTCTTCGAGGGCCGGCACGATGCGCACCTTGAGACTCTGCTCGAACTGCCAAAAAAGAAGATCGTCGCGGTCTTTGACAAGACCGATCCGCGGAAGGTCCGGGACGTGCTCGGCGACCACGTGATCCTTGTCTCGGGCCCGCCGAACTCGCTTCTCATTGGCGGCACGCCGCAGAAGGTGGACGATTACATGAAGTCGATGCTTGAGGACTGCAAGGAAGGCGGCATGATGATCTACCCGGGTGTTGACGGCGGTATCTCGGGCGAAGCACGGCCGGAGAACGTGAGGGCGTTGTTTGCGGCTGTGAAGAAGTACGGGGAGTATTAA
- a CDS encoding PP2C family protein-serine/threonine phosphatase, translating into MADSLLPLILAMIQLMCVIIVAAYLLTRSKFFASVLEGHPVIKVQVILIVFFGALSVYGTMGGIPIMDAVINVRDLGPIMAGLLGGPLVGLGAGLIGAAYRASLGGFTMVPCIIATLLSGLFGGIIWLLYRRKFAPIHIAVIFAVLMESLHMVITLIIAQPFSAALALVETIWVPMAIANALGVLIFAFMIRNLESEKKMQAERDTLVKDVAKKNTELAIAAEIQQSFLPKNIPKVEGFDVAGKSVMAKEVGGDFFDVIPFEVVHLGNKRMGILIADVSGKGVPAALFMALSRIIVRVNATWHRDEPAQAIYDANNLIAADATAGMFVTLFYGILDHEKKIISYVNAGHNPPMVYHAADRTISELEATGLAMGAIENTPYQAIACPLSKDDVIVLYTDGITEANNEQGEMYGEERLTGLIRSSAGLPATAILDAILADVNRFCGSAPQYDDITLMVIRVE; encoded by the coding sequence ATGGCAGACTCCCTCCTCCCCCTCATTCTCGCCATGATCCAGCTCATGTGCGTGATCATTGTTGCGGCGTACCTGCTGACCCGGAGTAAGTTTTTTGCAAGCGTGCTCGAAGGTCATCCCGTAATAAAGGTCCAGGTCATTTTGATCGTCTTCTTTGGCGCCCTCTCCGTGTACGGCACCATGGGCGGGATCCCGATCATGGACGCGGTCATCAATGTCCGCGACCTGGGCCCCATCATGGCCGGCCTCCTTGGCGGGCCGCTCGTGGGACTCGGCGCCGGGCTCATCGGCGCAGCCTACCGTGCATCGCTTGGCGGCTTTACGATGGTCCCCTGCATCATCGCGACCCTCCTTTCCGGGCTCTTTGGCGGCATCATCTGGCTCCTGTACAGGAGAAAGTTCGCCCCGATCCATATCGCGGTCATCTTTGCCGTGCTCATGGAGAGCCTGCACATGGTAATCACGCTCATCATTGCGCAGCCGTTCTCCGCGGCCCTTGCCCTTGTCGAGACCATCTGGGTCCCGATGGCGATCGCAAACGCCCTGGGCGTCCTGATCTTCGCGTTCATGATCCGGAACCTGGAAAGCGAGAAGAAGATGCAGGCAGAACGGGACACGCTCGTCAAGGATGTGGCAAAGAAGAACACGGAGCTTGCCATTGCCGCCGAGATCCAGCAGAGCTTCCTTCCCAAAAACATCCCCAAGGTCGAGGGCTTCGATGTTGCCGGGAAAAGCGTGATGGCAAAAGAAGTGGGGGGAGATTTCTTCGACGTGATCCCGTTCGAGGTCGTGCACCTCGGGAACAAGCGCATGGGAATCCTGATCGCCGATGTCTCCGGCAAAGGCGTGCCGGCAGCATTATTCATGGCCTTGTCCCGGATCATTGTCCGGGTCAACGCCACCTGGCACCGGGACGAGCCGGCGCAGGCAATCTACGATGCCAACAACCTGATCGCTGCCGATGCCACCGCGGGGATGTTTGTCACGCTCTTTTACGGTATTCTCGATCACGAGAAAAAGATCATCTCGTACGTGAACGCCGGCCACAACCCGCCCATGGTCTACCATGCCGCGGACCGTACCATCTCCGAGCTCGAAGCCACCGGGCTTGCCATGGGCGCGATAGAGAACACGCCCTACCAGGCAATCGCCTGCCCGCTCTCAAAGGACGACGTGATCGTGCTCTACACGGACGGCATCACCGAGGCAAACAACGAGCAGGGGGAGATGTACGGCGAAGAACGGTTAACGGGCCTGATCCGTTCCTCGGCCGGCCTTCCGGCAACCGCGATCCTCGATGCCATCCTTGCTGACGTGAACAGGTTCTGCGGCAGCGCACCGCAGTACGACGACATCACGCTCATGGTCATCCGGGTCGAATAG
- a CDS encoding DMT family transporter: MKQITAELLLLCTVFLWGSSYLFMKQGIATFAPFNLIALRFGIAFLVAALVFWKLFPGLRLSTVRCAAVLGFVIFCGFAFLLSGLKDESTTGAGFLIGTTVVIVPILQAVFCSRVPRRPVILGIVLALAGIFFLTAGTAFVLDTGAVLCLIAAFFCAWQIILTARFVKTEPVLPLAILQLGFAGLFGLVFTLLFEAPVLPATGQDWMIILELAVLCSAVGYVVQTLVQKYTTPERTGLIFSLESVFAAVFGFFVLHEILPVTGYIGTALILCGVLVAVVCDRQVSPKKVSGPEGSGTINKT, encoded by the coding sequence ATGAAACAGATAACCGCCGAGCTGCTCCTGCTCTGTACCGTATTTTTGTGGGGTTCGTCGTACCTGTTCATGAAGCAGGGGATAGCAACGTTTGCGCCGTTCAACCTCATCGCGCTCCGGTTTGGCATCGCATTTCTCGTTGCGGCGCTGGTCTTCTGGAAACTATTTCCCGGTCTCCGCCTTAGTACGGTCCGGTGCGCCGCGGTGCTCGGGTTTGTGATCTTTTGCGGGTTCGCGTTCCTTCTTTCCGGGCTCAAGGACGAGTCCACGACCGGCGCGGGATTTTTGATCGGGACAACGGTCGTGATCGTTCCGATCCTCCAGGCAGTTTTCTGTTCCCGGGTCCCCCGGCGCCCGGTCATTCTCGGGATCGTCCTTGCCCTTGCCGGGATCTTTTTCCTCACGGCCGGTACGGCGTTTGTTCTCGATACCGGCGCCGTCCTGTGCCTCATTGCCGCGTTCTTCTGCGCATGGCAGATCATCCTTACCGCCAGGTTCGTGAAGACCGAGCCGGTCCTTCCCTTAGCGATCCTCCAGCTCGGGTTTGCCGGTCTCTTCGGCCTGGTGTTCACGCTCCTCTTTGAAGCGCCGGTCCTTCCGGCAACCGGGCAGGACTGGATGATCATTCTCGAACTTGCCGTGCTCTGCAGCGCTGTCGGGTATGTTGTCCAGACCCTTGTGCAGAAATACACCACGCCCGAACGGACCGGCCTTATCTTTTCGCTGGAGTCCGTGTTTGCCGCGGTCTTCGGGTTCTTCGTGCTCCACGAAATCCTGCCGGTGACCGGGTATATCGGGACGGCCCTGATCCTCTGCGGGGTTCTTGTGGCGGTGGTGTGCGATAGGCAGGTTTCTCCAAAAAAGGTGTCCGGGCCGGAAGGATCCGGGACGATAAACAAGACCTGA
- a CDS encoding S41 family peptidase, translating to MFTLSFPRIASPARALPGLVLLILLLTVMQPVSADATGCTSCTVWDDPCALFEAGNETAYNAAMDATFAPIAANMTPVADYRNLSWTQAFISLNRLMKERYAFTQWRNVDFDALNRTWEPAIADAEAHHDKAAYLRALRGYLFSIPDGHANMFSESGDYGAKDADIGGGFGLALVQLDSGDVTVSYVANGSAAEKAGIAAGDMVTAWNGKEIHDAINATPYIWATKKPSTLEGMRLQQKRMVTRAPVGTTATVTFTGGPTYESRSVNLTAYNDSYDSLIKSSFFVGKQINDIGAADPLNGITPQIANATVTSRTLPDGYMYIRILGESYDAYPAFKAAMQAAIANNSPGVVLDFRWNGGGEDNLAACMAGWYLDRPVFFEHATMYDPGTGRTVPLTTTWSKPQPVRYNGPVAMMVSPDAMSSGEAVPMMLTKTGRGAVVSWYGTDGAYGINGFQAIMPLDFDILFPAGASLDENYAILVDSNASLVGGVAPTVRVPLDRDTVARAMAGEDVQLAYATAWLEGQRGFNASAGSLVNATASQTQKAGMSPVFAVAGLGLFLIGEVFLRRK from the coding sequence ATGTTCACGCTGTCGTTCCCGCGTATCGCATCGCCGGCCCGGGCCTTGCCCGGCCTTGTCCTGCTGATCCTTCTTCTCACCGTCATGCAGCCGGTGTCAGCGGATGCGACCGGCTGTACCAGCTGCACGGTCTGGGACGACCCGTGTGCCCTCTTTGAAGCAGGAAACGAGACGGCATACAACGCGGCGATGGATGCCACGTTCGCGCCGATCGCGGCAAACATGACGCCGGTTGCCGATTACCGTAACCTTTCGTGGACACAGGCGTTCATCTCGCTGAACCGTCTCATGAAGGAGCGGTACGCATTTACCCAATGGCGCAATGTGGACTTCGATGCGCTCAACCGAACCTGGGAACCGGCGATTGCCGATGCGGAGGCACACCATGACAAGGCCGCGTACCTCCGGGCGCTCAGGGGCTACCTGTTTTCGATTCCCGACGGGCACGCGAATATGTTCTCCGAGTCCGGTGATTACGGGGCAAAGGACGCGGACATTGGCGGCGGCTTCGGGCTCGCGCTCGTGCAGCTCGATTCGGGCGATGTTACCGTAAGTTACGTGGCAAACGGCAGCGCAGCGGAGAAGGCCGGGATCGCAGCCGGCGACATGGTGACAGCATGGAACGGGAAGGAGATCCACGATGCGATCAATGCAACGCCGTATATCTGGGCGACCAAAAAACCCTCCACGCTCGAAGGGATGCGGCTCCAGCAGAAACGGATGGTGACCCGGGCACCGGTGGGGACAACGGCAACCGTAACCTTTACCGGCGGCCCGACATACGAGAGCCGGTCGGTAAACCTGACGGCGTACAATGACTCGTACGACAGTCTCATCAAAAGCAGTTTCTTTGTAGGTAAGCAGATCAACGATATCGGCGCCGCTGACCCGTTAAACGGTATCACGCCGCAGATTGCGAATGCAACCGTGACTTCCCGGACACTCCCCGACGGATACATGTATATCCGGATCCTCGGGGAATCGTACGATGCCTACCCGGCGTTTAAGGCCGCCATGCAGGCCGCGATTGCGAACAATTCACCGGGCGTTGTGCTTGACTTCCGCTGGAACGGCGGCGGGGAAGACAACCTCGCGGCCTGCATGGCCGGCTGGTACCTGGACCGGCCGGTCTTTTTCGAGCACGCTACGATGTATGACCCCGGGACCGGCCGGACCGTGCCCCTCACTACCACATGGTCAAAACCGCAGCCGGTCCGGTACAATGGCCCGGTCGCCATGATGGTCTCCCCGGATGCGATGAGCTCGGGCGAGGCCGTGCCCATGATGCTCACGAAAACCGGCCGGGGTGCGGTTGTCTCCTGGTACGGGACGGACGGGGCATACGGGATAAACGGCTTCCAGGCGATCATGCCGCTTGATTTTGACATTCTCTTCCCGGCCGGGGCATCGCTTGACGAGAACTACGCGATCCTGGTCGACAGCAATGCCTCGCTTGTGGGCGGGGTTGCGCCGACCGTCCGGGTCCCGCTCGACCGCGACACGGTGGCCCGGGCAATGGCAGGCGAGGACGTTCAGCTCGCGTACGCAACGGCATGGCTCGAAGGACAGCGGGGATTCAATGCATCGGCCGGATCGCTGGTGAATGCAACGGCATCGCAGACGCAGAAGGCCGGGATGTCGCCGGTTTTTGCTGTGGCGGGGCTGGGGCTTTTTTTGATCGGTGAGGTTTTCCTGCGCCGGAAATAA
- a CDS encoding ATP-binding protein, whose amino-acid sequence MNHFEVLVPARETEIFRVTDDIAEVMAAQDFSPAAVREFSAAVKEVMTNIIRHGYRGKPGEIRVSCTGSPEKVAVEIADSAPAFDPTKFPGADRGPGIAFVRQAADIVTYRHRDHRNILTLVKVRRKGE is encoded by the coding sequence ATCAACCATTTCGAGGTCCTCGTCCCGGCGCGGGAGACGGAAATCTTCCGGGTCACGGACGATATCGCGGAGGTCATGGCCGCACAGGACTTTTCTCCCGCTGCAGTACGGGAGTTCTCCGCTGCGGTAAAGGAGGTCATGACAAACATCATCCGGCACGGGTACCGGGGAAAACCCGGGGAGATCCGGGTCTCCTGCACGGGATCGCCGGAAAAGGTTGCCGTGGAGATCGCCGATTCGGCGCCGGCGTTCGATCCGACAAAATTTCCCGGCGCGGACCGGGGACCCGGGATCGCATTTGTCCGGCAGGCCGCCGATATCGTGACGTACCGGCACCGGGACCACCGGAACATCCTGACGCTCGTAAAAGTCCGGCGGAAAGGGGAATGA